A single window of Zea mays cultivar B73 chromosome 10, Zm-B73-REFERENCE-NAM-5.0, whole genome shotgun sequence DNA harbors:
- the LOC103641391 gene encoding 1-aminocyclopropane-1-carboxylate oxidase translates to MVVPVIDFSKLDGAERTETLAQIANGCEEWGFFQLVNHGIPLELLERVKKVCSDCYRLREAGFKASEPVRTLEALVDAERRGEEVAPVDDLDWEDIFFIHDGCQWPSDPSAFKETMREYRAELRKLAERVMEAMDENLGLTKGTIKDAFSAGGRHEPFFGTKVSHYPPCPRPDLITGLRAHTDAGGVILLFQDDRVGGLEVLKDGQWIDVQPLAGAIVINTGDQIEVLSNGRYRSAWHRVLPMRDGNRRSIASFYNPANEATISPAAVQGSGGGETYPKYVFGDYMDVYVKQKFQAKEPRFEAVKAAAPKSSPAA, encoded by the coding sequence ATGGTGGTTCCCGTGATCGACTTCTCCAAGCTGGACGGCGCTGAGAGGACCGAGACTCTGGCGCAGATCGCCAATGGCTGCGAGGAATGGGGATTCTTCCAGCTTGTGAACCATGGCATCCCGCTGGAGCTTCTTGAGCGCGTCAAGAAGGTGTGCTCCGACTGCTACCGCCTCCGAGAGGCCGGGTTCAAGGCGTCGGAGCCAGTGCGCACGTTGGAGGCGCTCGTCGACGCGGAGCGGCGCGGCGAGGAGGTGGCGCCTGTGGATGACCTGGACTGGGAGGACATATTCTTCATCCACGACGGCTGCCAGTGGCCGTCCGACCCGTCGGCGTTCAAGGAGACCATGCGCGAGTACCGCGCCGAGCTGAGGAAGCTCGCCGAGCGCGTCATGGAGGCCATGGACGAGAACCTTGGCCTCACCAAGGGCACCATCAAGGATGCCTTCTCCGCCGGCGGCCGGCACGAGCCCTTCTTCGGCACCAAGGTCAGCCACTACCCGCCGTGCCCGCGCCCGGACCTCATCACGGGCCTGCGCGCGCACACCGACGCTGGCGGAGTCATCCTGCTGTTCCAGGATGACAGAGTCGGTGGCCTGGAGGTGCTCAAGGACGGCCAGTGGATCGACGTGCAGCCGCTCGCGGGCGCCATCGTCATCAACACCGGCGATCAGATCGAGGTGCTCAGCAACGGGCGGTACCGCAGCGCCTGGCACCGCGTGCTGCCCATGCGcgacggcaaccgccgctccatcGCCTCCTTCTACAACCCGGCCAACGAGGCCACCATCTCGCCGGCGGCGGTGCAGGGCAGCGGCGGTGGTGAGACGTACCCCAAGTACGTGTTCGGTGATTACATGGACGTGTATGTCAAGCAGAAGTTCCAAGCCAAGGAGCCCAGATTCGAAGCCGTCAAGGCCGCGGCGCCCAAGTCATCTCCGGCGGCCTAA